In Alicyclobacillus macrosporangiidus CPP55, a single window of DNA contains:
- a CDS encoding VIT1/CCC1 transporter family protein: MSMQYPATVASVSENLARLLGRERWHKTHTAGWIGDAIYGVNDGLGAIFGIIAGVAGYTASSSTVLISGLFGALASTLSMGAGAWLATKSETELRQSEIAHERREILEDPEHEIEELALMYQLKGFDEAESFQMARRIAQDTELFVKTMAQEELGFHDESAGSHWKSAVIGSLSTLVGGLVPLVPFFFMTGTVAMVAAAIVSIAAHFAVGAAKSLVTARSWWASGIEMTLAGVIVGVVAYGLGILGTMLVHV, encoded by the coding sequence ATGTCCATGCAATATCCGGCAACCGTGGCGAGTGTTTCAGAAAACCTCGCAAGACTCCTGGGACGGGAGCGTTGGCATAAGACACATACCGCCGGTTGGATCGGAGACGCCATCTATGGGGTCAACGACGGTTTGGGAGCGATTTTTGGCATCATCGCAGGAGTGGCAGGTTACACGGCGAGCAGCAGCACGGTGCTCATCAGCGGCCTGTTCGGCGCTTTGGCGAGCACCCTCTCCATGGGTGCAGGTGCATGGCTCGCCACCAAATCCGAGACGGAACTGCGACAGAGCGAAATTGCACATGAACGGCGGGAGATCCTGGAGGATCCAGAACACGAAATTGAAGAGCTCGCCCTGATGTATCAACTAAAAGGGTTTGACGAAGCCGAGTCCTTCCAAATGGCCCGGCGGATCGCTCAGGATACCGAGCTGTTTGTCAAGACCATGGCTCAGGAAGAGCTTGGGTTTCACGACGAGTCGGCGGGAAGTCACTGGAAGTCTGCGGTCATCGGCAGTTTGTCAACGCTCGTGGGCGGACTGGTGCCGTTAGTTCCCTTCTTTTTCATGACCGGGACCGTGGCGATGGTGGCAGCGGCCATCGTCAGTATCGCCGCCCACTTCGCCGTGGGTGCCGCCAAGAGCCTGGTGACCGCCCGAAGCTGGTGGGCGAGCGGGATCGAAATGACGCTCGCCGGGGTCATCGTCGGCGTGGTGGCTTACGGCTTGGGCATTCTGGGGACAATGTTGGTTCATGTCTGA